A window from Vibrio cortegadensis encodes these proteins:
- the apaH gene encoding bis(5'-nucleosyl)-tetraphosphatase (symmetrical) ApaH, producing MSTYVVGDIQGCYDELRQLLDTVSFDTNQDTLWLAGDLVARGPKSLETLRFVKSLGSAAKVVLGNHDLHLLAISIGIHPIKEKDRTADIFDAPDKDELFHWLRKQPLLAEHDEFVMCHAGVSPQWNLEQARAAAKEIEEVLSSAQWRWLLTNMYDNKPDLWDDNLAGIERYRYIINAYTRMRFCFNDMRLDMECKLPPNELNDDKLMPWFKLPQRVAFEKPILFGHWAALEGYSGEDVIGLDTGCVWGGHLTMIRWEDKQFFTQPAL from the coding sequence ATGTCCACATATGTCGTTGGAGATATACAGGGTTGCTACGATGAATTACGTCAGCTTTTAGATACGGTCTCTTTTGACACGAATCAAGATACGCTTTGGCTTGCGGGTGACCTTGTGGCTCGTGGTCCAAAATCACTTGAAACATTGCGATTCGTAAAATCACTAGGTAGCGCAGCCAAAGTGGTGCTTGGTAATCATGATCTCCACCTTCTCGCAATCTCAATTGGTATACATCCGATCAAGGAAAAAGATAGAACAGCCGATATTTTTGATGCCCCTGATAAAGATGAGCTCTTCCATTGGCTACGTAAACAGCCTCTTTTAGCTGAACATGATGAATTTGTTATGTGCCATGCTGGCGTCTCACCACAATGGAATTTGGAACAGGCAAGAGCAGCAGCCAAAGAGATTGAAGAGGTATTGTCTAGTGCCCAGTGGCGTTGGTTACTCACGAATATGTACGATAACAAACCCGATTTGTGGGATGACAACCTGGCAGGAATAGAGCGTTACCGTTACATTATTAACGCTTATACCAGAATGCGTTTCTGCTTTAATGACATGCGTTTAGATATGGAGTGTAAACTCCCCCCTAATGAACTCAATGACGACAAGCTTATGCCTTGGTTCAAACTTCCACAACGAGTCGCCTTTGAAAAGCCTATTCTGTTTGGTCACTGGGCTGCACTTGAGGGATACTCTGGGGAGGATGTCATCGGGTTAGATACAGGCTGTGTTTGGGGTGGTCACTTAACTATGATCAGATGGGAAGATAAACAATTTTTTACTCAGCCAGCACTATAA
- the folA gene encoding type 3 dihydrofolate reductase, translating to MIISMIAAMANERVIGKDNQMPWHLPADFAWFKRSTLGKPIVMGRKTYDSIGRPLPGRKNIVISRDPDLKIDGVVTVTSMEAAKEAAGDCAELMVIGGGSIYETYLNQADKLYLTFIDTDIEGGDTQFPEWGRGWIESYSESYAADDKNAYDMRFVTLERG from the coding sequence ATGATCATCAGTATGATTGCCGCTATGGCTAATGAACGTGTTATTGGAAAAGATAATCAGATGCCATGGCACTTGCCTGCTGATTTTGCTTGGTTCAAACGCAGTACTTTAGGTAAGCCTATTGTGATGGGGCGAAAAACCTATGATTCTATTGGTCGCCCTTTGCCAGGCCGTAAAAATATTGTGATCAGCCGAGATCCTGACTTAAAGATTGATGGTGTTGTGACCGTGACATCTATGGAAGCGGCGAAAGAAGCGGCCGGTGATTGTGCAGAGCTAATGGTTATTGGTGGTGGCTCCATCTATGAAACTTACCTCAATCAGGCAGATAAATTATATCTAACATTTATCGATACCGATATTGAAGGTGGTGATACTCAATTTCCTGAATGGGGACGGGGTTGGATTGAGTCATACTCAGAAAGCTATGCAGCTGACGATAAAAATGCTTATGACATGAGATTTGTTACGCTAGAGCGTGGTTAA
- a CDS encoding threonine/serine exporter family protein — MGVGWIMDYQLMDLLLGLLNDMFFAAIPAVGFALVFNVPQKALIYCALGGSIGHGSRYLMMQFGIPIEWATFFAATIVGMVGVHWSHKFLAHPKVFTVAALIPMVPGVFAFKAMIAMVEINHMGYTPELVATLMENFLKAMFIIAGLAIGLAVPGLLFYRRRPIV; from the coding sequence ATGGGGGTGGGTTGGATAATGGATTATCAATTGATGGATTTACTTCTCGGACTGCTGAACGATATGTTTTTTGCCGCTATTCCTGCCGTTGGCTTTGCACTGGTGTTTAATGTGCCGCAGAAAGCATTAATTTACTGTGCGCTTGGTGGCTCTATTGGTCACGGAAGTCGCTATTTAATGATGCAGTTCGGTATTCCTATTGAGTGGGCCACCTTTTTCGCAGCCACCATTGTCGGCATGGTAGGTGTCCATTGGTCGCACAAATTTTTAGCTCATCCTAAGGTGTTTACCGTTGCGGCTTTGATTCCTATGGTTCCAGGAGTCTTCGCATTTAAAGCGATGATTGCTATGGTTGAAATTAATCATATGGGGTACACCCCAGAACTCGTCGCCACTTTAATGGAAAACTTTTTGAAGGCGATGTTCATTATCGCAGGTCTTGCGATTGGATTAGCGGTACCAGGGTTGCTATTCTATCGTCGCAGACCCATTGTGTAG
- a CDS encoding threonine/serine exporter family protein, which yields MASKQRATSRLIAQAGQMLLAHGAESALVGDIMRRIGLASGMDEVEVALSANSLVVTTMMDDHCITTTRSCPDRGINMRAVTQIQRICIMLEKGIVDYSLAQQKLNEISPERYNRWLVVFMIGLSCASFSHLAGGDWSVFAMTFLASSSGMIVRQEIGHRHFNPLMNFAATAFVTSAISAQAVLYNIGNLPEIVMASSVLMLVPGFPLINAVADMLKGHINMGIARFVMASLLTLATSLGIVAAMSLTGVWGWVG from the coding sequence ATGGCATCAAAACAGAGAGCAACGTCGCGATTGATTGCTCAAGCAGGGCAAATGTTGTTGGCTCACGGAGCTGAAAGCGCATTAGTTGGTGACATTATGCGTCGAATTGGACTCGCAAGTGGAATGGATGAAGTGGAAGTCGCGCTTTCCGCTAACTCACTTGTGGTAACAACTATGATGGATGATCACTGCATCACAACAACCCGAAGTTGTCCTGATCGTGGGATCAACATGCGAGCGGTCACTCAGATCCAAAGGATCTGCATTATGCTTGAAAAAGGCATTGTAGATTACTCCCTTGCTCAGCAAAAACTAAATGAGATAAGTCCCGAGCGTTATAACCGCTGGCTTGTCGTATTCATGATTGGTTTATCTTGCGCTTCATTTAGTCATTTGGCCGGTGGTGACTGGTCTGTTTTTGCGATGACATTTCTTGCTTCTTCCTCTGGAATGATTGTTCGTCAAGAGATCGGGCATCGACACTTTAACCCTCTAATGAACTTTGCCGCGACGGCTTTTGTGACCAGTGCTATTTCAGCCCAAGCGGTGTTGTATAACATTGGTAATTTGCCTGAGATTGTCATGGCTTCTTCTGTATTAATGCTTGTTCCCGGTTTTCCGCTGATTAATGCCGTTGCCGATATGCTTAAAGGGCATATTAATATGGGCATTGCACGATTTGTTATGGCGAGCTTATTAACCTTAGCCACAAGTTTAGGCATTGTTGCAGCAATGAGTTTAACCGGAGTATGGGGGTGGGTTGGATAA
- the cgtA gene encoding Obg family GTPase CgtA — MKFVDESTVKVEAGDGGSGVVSFWREKFVAKGGPDGGDGGDGGDVYIQADENLNTLVDYRFERFHKAERGTNGSGGNCTGKRGKDKVLRVPVGTRAVDIHTNEVVGEVAEHGKKIMVAKGGWHGLGNTRFKSSVNRAPRQKTLGTKGEVRELRLELLLLADVGMLGLPNAGKSTFIRSVSAAKPKVADYPFTTLIPSLGVVSVVPERSFVVADIPGLIEGAADGAGLGIRFLKHLERCRVLLHMIDIMPIDQSDPIQNALTIIDELEQYSEKVAEKPRWLVFNKVDLMPEEEADKIIQSVLDALGWEDEYFKISAVNKQGTKELCFKLSTFMENLPKEALVLSEDEKVDFMWDDYHKDAMSGKDVVTEDDWDDEDWDDEEDDGHVVYVRD, encoded by the coding sequence ATGAAATTTGTTGATGAATCGACAGTAAAAGTAGAAGCGGGCGACGGCGGTAGCGGCGTTGTTAGTTTTTGGCGTGAAAAATTTGTTGCTAAAGGCGGCCCTGATGGCGGCGATGGCGGTGATGGCGGCGATGTTTATATCCAAGCTGACGAGAACCTAAATACTCTTGTTGACTACCGTTTCGAACGTTTCCATAAGGCTGAGCGTGGCACTAATGGTAGCGGCGGTAACTGTACTGGTAAGCGTGGTAAAGACAAAGTATTACGCGTACCTGTTGGTACTCGTGCTGTTGATATCCACACCAATGAAGTGGTGGGTGAAGTTGCTGAACACGGCAAAAAAATCATGGTTGCTAAAGGCGGCTGGCACGGCTTAGGTAACACTCGCTTTAAGTCGTCAGTGAACCGAGCTCCTCGTCAGAAGACTTTAGGTACTAAAGGTGAAGTTCGCGAACTGCGGTTAGAGCTATTGCTACTGGCTGATGTTGGTATGCTAGGTTTGCCTAACGCAGGTAAATCAACCTTTATTCGTTCTGTATCAGCAGCGAAACCAAAAGTTGCCGATTACCCATTTACTACGTTAATTCCAAGCTTGGGTGTGGTGAGTGTCGTTCCTGAGCGTAGCTTTGTTGTTGCCGATATCCCGGGTCTAATTGAAGGCGCTGCTGACGGTGCCGGTTTGGGTATTCGTTTCTTGAAGCACCTTGAACGTTGCCGCGTTCTTCTGCACATGATCGACATCATGCCAATTGATCAATCAGATCCTATTCAGAATGCACTGACGATCATTGATGAGTTAGAGCAATACAGTGAAAAAGTGGCAGAAAAACCTCGCTGGTTAGTGTTCAACAAAGTTGACTTAATGCCTGAAGAAGAAGCTGACAAGATCATTCAAAGTGTTCTTGATGCTCTTGGTTGGGAAGATGAGTACTTCAAGATTTCAGCAGTAAACAAGCAAGGCACTAAAGAGTTGTGCTTCAAGTTGTCTACCTTCATGGAAAATCTACCTAAAGAAGCATTAGTGCTAAGTGAAGACGAAAAAGTTGACTTCATGTGGGATGATTACCATAAAGATGCGATGAGCGGTAAAGACGTCGTAACGGAAGATGACTGGGATGATGAAGATTGGGATGACGAAGAAGATGACGGCCATGTTGTCTACGTTCGTGACTAA
- the rpmA gene encoding 50S ribosomal protein L27, with translation MAHKKAGGSTNNGRDSESKRLGVKRFGGESVLAGNIIVRQRGTKFHAGTNVGIGKDHTLFALTEGKVKFEVKGPKNRKFVSIDSE, from the coding sequence ATGGCACACAAAAAAGCTGGCGGTTCTACTAATAACGGCCGCGATTCAGAAAGCAAACGTCTTGGTGTTAAGCGTTTTGGTGGTGAATCTGTTCTTGCAGGTAACATCATCGTTCGTCAACGTGGTACTAAGTTCCACGCTGGCACAAACGTTGGCATCGGTAAAGACCATACTCTTTTCGCTCTTACTGAAGGTAAAGTGAAATTTGAAGTTAAAGGTCCTAAAAACCGTAAATTCGTAAGCATCGATTCTGAGTAA
- the rplU gene encoding 50S ribosomal protein L21, which translates to MYAVFQSGGKQHRVSEGQTLRLEKLDVETGATVEFDKVLLIANGEEISVGAPLVEGGKITAEVVQHGRGDKVKIVKFRRRKHSRKQQGHRQWFTEVKITGINA; encoded by the coding sequence ATGTACGCTGTTTTCCAATCTGGTGGTAAACAACACCGAGTAAGCGAAGGTCAAACCCTTCGTTTAGAGAAATTAGACGTTGAAACTGGCGCAACAGTTGAATTTGATAAAGTTCTACTAATTGCAAACGGTGAAGAAATCTCAGTTGGCGCACCTCTAGTAGAGGGCGGTAAAATTACTGCTGAAGTAGTACAACACGGTCGTGGCGATAAAGTTAAAATCGTTAAGTTCCGTCGTCGTAAGCACTCTCGTAAGCAGCAAGGCCACCGTCAGTGGTTCACTGAAGTGAAAATCACTGGCATCAACGCTTAA
- the ispB gene encoding octaprenyl diphosphate synthase has translation MDFKAIQTLTADDMAKVNETIQAQLNSDVSLINQLGFYIVSGGGKRLRPLLAILSAKALGYQGEAHTTAAAFIEFIHTATLLHDDVVDESDMRRGKATANAAFGNAASVLVGDFIYTRSFQMMTGLGSLKILGLMSEAVNVIAEGEVLQLMNCNDPNTTEESYMQVIYSKTARLFEAATQIGAILTDSSTEIEVALQNYGKYLGTAFQLIDDVMDYTSDGEDMGKNVGDDLAEGKPTLPLLYAMRHGNPEQAEMIKEAIEQSNGIDKLDAILETMKQTGALEYTTDKAHEEADKAILELSILPESEYKQALITLAHLAVNRTK, from the coding sequence ATGGATTTTAAAGCTATCCAAACGCTTACTGCCGATGATATGGCAAAAGTGAATGAAACAATTCAAGCTCAACTCAATTCTGATGTAAGTTTAATCAACCAATTAGGCTTTTATATTGTGAGTGGCGGTGGCAAACGCCTACGCCCACTGCTTGCGATACTATCGGCAAAAGCCTTGGGATATCAGGGAGAAGCGCACACGACAGCGGCCGCATTTATTGAATTCATCCATACAGCAACCTTGCTGCATGACGATGTTGTTGATGAGTCAGACATGCGACGTGGCAAAGCAACCGCTAATGCCGCCTTTGGTAATGCTGCTAGTGTTTTAGTCGGTGACTTCATCTATACCCGTTCATTCCAGATGATGACAGGGCTAGGATCACTAAAGATCCTTGGACTCATGAGTGAAGCGGTGAATGTCATTGCGGAAGGGGAAGTTCTGCAATTAATGAACTGTAACGATCCCAATACCACTGAAGAGAGTTACATGCAGGTTATCTACTCTAAAACCGCGCGCCTCTTTGAAGCCGCGACTCAGATTGGGGCCATTTTGACTGATTCTTCTACTGAAATTGAAGTCGCCTTGCAAAACTACGGTAAATACCTAGGCACTGCATTCCAACTGATTGACGATGTGATGGATTACACCTCTGATGGCGAAGATATGGGAAAAAATGTGGGGGATGACCTTGCAGAAGGCAAACCTACTCTTCCTTTGCTTTACGCAATGCGCCACGGAAACCCAGAGCAAGCTGAAATGATTAAAGAAGCTATCGAGCAATCCAATGGCATAGATAAGCTAGATGCAATTCTAGAAACAATGAAGCAAACCGGCGCTTTGGAATACACCACTGATAAAGCACATGAAGAAGCAGACAAAGCGATTCTTGAACTCTCGATTCTACCTGAGTCTGAATATAAGCAGGCGTTAATTACCCTTGCTCATTTAGCCGTGAATCGAACCAAGTAA
- the mdh gene encoding malate dehydrogenase, translating to MKVAVIGAAGGIGQALALLLKNRLPAGSDLALYDIAPVTPGVAADLSHIPTPVSIKGYAGEDPTPALEGADVVLISAGIARKPGMDRADLFNVNAGIVKSLTEKIAQVCPKACVGIITNPVNTTVPIAAEVLKKAGVYDKRRLFGITTLDVIRSETFVAALKDKDPGDVRVPVIGGHSGVTILPLLSQVEGVEFSDEEVAALTKRIQNAGTEVVEAKAGGGSATLSMGQAACRFGLALVKGLQGEENVIECAYVEGEGEHAPFFAQPVKLGKEGAEAILSYGELSEFEKAALDGMLETLNGDITTGVEFAK from the coding sequence ATGAAAGTTGCTGTTATTGGTGCCGCTGGTGGCATCGGTCAAGCTCTAGCCCTACTACTTAAGAACCGTCTTCCTGCTGGTTCAGATCTAGCCCTTTACGATATCGCTCCGGTTACACCTGGTGTTGCTGCTGATCTTAGTCATATTCCAACTCCTGTATCGATCAAAGGTTATGCTGGCGAAGATCCAACTCCTGCTCTTGAAGGGGCTGATGTTGTATTGATCTCTGCTGGTATCGCTCGTAAACCTGGGATGGATCGTGCGGATCTTTTTAATGTCAATGCCGGTATCGTTAAGTCTCTGACTGAAAAAATTGCACAAGTTTGTCCAAAAGCTTGTGTTGGTATCATCACAAACCCTGTAAACACTACGGTGCCTATTGCCGCTGAAGTGCTTAAAAAAGCGGGTGTTTATGATAAGCGCCGTTTATTTGGTATCACGACTCTTGATGTGATCCGTTCAGAAACTTTTGTTGCAGCACTGAAAGATAAAGATCCAGGCGATGTTCGTGTTCCTGTTATCGGTGGCCACTCTGGCGTAACGATCCTTCCTCTTCTTTCTCAAGTAGAAGGTGTGGAATTTAGCGATGAAGAAGTGGCTGCACTGACAAAACGTATCCAGAATGCGGGTACTGAAGTTGTGGAAGCTAAAGCGGGCGGTGGTAGTGCGACACTTTCAATGGGACAAGCGGCTTGTCGTTTTGGTCTTGCTCTTGTCAAAGGCTTGCAAGGTGAAGAGAATGTCATCGAGTGCGCTTATGTTGAAGGTGAAGGCGAACATGCTCCATTCTTCGCACAGCCCGTTAAGCTAGGTAAAGAGGGTGCAGAAGCAATCTTAAGCTACGGTGAGCTGAGTGAGTTTGAAAAAGCAGCACTAGACGGCATGCTAGAAACGTTAAATGGTGACATTACGACGGGTGTTGAATTCGCTAAATAG
- the argR gene encoding transcriptional regulator ArgR, producing the protein MRNTEKQDNLVRAFKALLKEEKFGSQGEIVDALKHEGFESINQSKVSRMLTKFGAVRTRNAKMEMVYCLPAELGVPTVSSSLRELVLDIDHNNAIVVIHTGPGAAQLIARLLDSLGKSEGILGVVAGDDTIFITPTLNVTTEQLFDSVCDLFDYAG; encoded by the coding sequence ATGCGCAATACAGAAAAACAAGATAACTTAGTTCGAGCTTTCAAAGCCTTACTAAAAGAAGAGAAATTTGGCTCACAAGGTGAGATCGTAGACGCTCTAAAACATGAAGGTTTTGAGAGTATCAACCAATCGAAAGTATCTCGGATGCTTACCAAGTTTGGAGCAGTTCGTACACGCAATGCCAAAATGGAAATGGTGTACTGCTTACCTGCTGAGTTGGGTGTCCCTACGGTATCAAGCTCCTTACGTGAACTTGTTCTCGATATTGATCATAACAATGCGATTGTTGTTATTCATACTGGGCCTGGTGCAGCTCAACTTATCGCACGCTTACTTGATTCTTTAGGTAAGTCAGAAGGCATTTTAGGTGTAGTAGCTGGAGATGATACTATTTTCATTACTCCAACTCTCAACGTTACCACTGAGCAATTATTCGACTCAGTATGCGATCTGTTTGATTACGCAGGCTAA
- a CDS encoding TAXI family TRAP transporter solute-binding subunit: protein MAFNKLVKVSAIAAAVIGAGAVNAQEFITIGTGSVTGVYYPTGGAICKLVNKGRKEHNIRCSVESTGGSIYNVNTMRAGELDFGVVQSDWQFHGYNGTSKFAEQGPYKKLRAMFSLHTEPFNIIARSDAGIEGVADLKGKRVNIGNPGSGDRATMGVVMDAMGWTNDSFKLASELKGSERSQALCDNKIDAFIYMVGHPNGSIKEATTSCDAKLVPATGPQIDKIVADNPYYAYSNVPAGMYRGTEGDVNSFGVAATMVTTTDVPDEVAYNVAKAVFENFSTFKRLHPAFANLKKEDMVKAGLSIPLHPGAVKYYKEVGLLK from the coding sequence ATGGCATTTAACAAACTTGTTAAAGTCAGCGCTATTGCAGCTGCAGTAATTGGTGCTGGTGCAGTTAACGCACAAGAGTTCATCACAATTGGTACAGGTTCAGTAACTGGTGTTTACTACCCTACTGGCGGTGCTATTTGTAAATTAGTGAACAAAGGTCGTAAAGAGCACAACATTCGTTGTTCAGTAGAATCTACTGGTGGCTCAATTTACAACGTTAACACTATGCGTGCGGGTGAGCTTGATTTTGGTGTTGTTCAGTCTGACTGGCAGTTCCACGGCTACAACGGTACAAGTAAATTTGCAGAACAAGGTCCGTACAAAAAACTGCGTGCAATGTTCTCTCTTCACACAGAACCATTCAACATCATTGCTCGTTCAGATGCTGGTATCGAAGGCGTTGCTGATCTAAAAGGCAAGCGTGTAAACATCGGTAACCCAGGTTCTGGTGATCGCGCAACAATGGGCGTTGTCATGGATGCGATGGGCTGGACAAACGACAGCTTCAAACTAGCGTCTGAACTTAAAGGTTCTGAGCGTTCACAAGCTTTATGTGATAATAAAATTGACGCATTCATCTACATGGTTGGCCACCCGAACGGATCAATCAAAGAAGCAACAACATCTTGTGATGCGAAGCTAGTTCCAGCTACGGGTCCTCAAATTGACAAGATTGTTGCTGACAACCCTTACTACGCCTACAGCAATGTACCTGCAGGTATGTATCGCGGTACAGAAGGTGACGTAAACAGTTTTGGTGTTGCCGCTACGATGGTAACAACGACGGACGTTCCTGATGAAGTTGCTTACAATGTTGCAAAAGCAGTATTTGAAAACTTTAGCACTTTCAAACGCCTTCACCCTGCGTTTGCAAACCTGAAGAAAGAAGATATGGTTAAAGCGGGTCTATCTATCCCTCTTCACCCAGGTGCCGTTAAATACTACAAAGAAGTCGGTCTTTTGAAATAA
- a CDS encoding TRAP transporter permease yields the protein MTQTNTPSPDVQEMVAQSDTGARNPSGLSGRILWFVPLCWSLFQLWYASPLPFIFDFAVLNDTQARSIHLTFAIFLAFTAYPAMKNSPRDSIPAVDWLLALAGSFSAAYIYLFYSELADRSGAPTTFDIVAAVTGMVLLLEATRRALGPPLMVVAAVFLLYTFGGPHMPDVIAHKGASLNKAMSHLWLTTEGVFGVALGVSTSFVFLFVLFGAMLERAGAGAYFIKVAFSLLGHMRGGPAKAAVVASGLSGLVSGSSIANVVTTGTFTIPLMKRVGFSGEKAGAVEVAASTNGQLTPPIMGAAAFLMVEYVGISYVEVIKAALLPALISYIALIYIVHLEACKAGMTGLPRRHTPTIIQSLLSFTGTILGLCVISAAVYYGVGWTKDVFGAAATPIVTVALLLSYVALIRVSAKYAAEGGMDINAELTEVPDPGPTVKSGLHFLLPIVVLVWCLTVERFSPGLSAFWATVFMIFILITQRPLIALMSKTGDINEQVKAGFIDLLESLVSGARNMIGIGVATAAAGTVVGVVTLTGIGLVMTDFVEFISGGSIILMLLFTAVISLVLGMGLPTTANYIVVSTLMAPVIVTLGAAHGLIIPLIAVHLFVFYFGILADDTPPVGLAAFAAAAIAKSDPIRTGIQGFTYDIRTAILPFMFVFNTQLLLMGIDTWWHLALTIFSSVVAMLIFSAATQGWWFTRNKWWETVLLLALTFTFFRPGFWWDMVYPAKVLSPGVEIAQITEKLNVGQSLELRVAGENLEGDYSEKTVRLPFDDYAVSAEERISSMGLMLNQVDGKMIVDMVEFGSPAESSGIDFDWEIKSIIQDADRPMKEWVFVPALLLLIGLGLNQRRRARKDELSA from the coding sequence ATGACGCAGACAAACACACCGTCTCCAGATGTGCAAGAAATGGTGGCCCAATCCGACACCGGAGCGCGTAATCCGAGCGGTCTTTCTGGGAGAATTTTATGGTTTGTACCACTCTGTTGGTCGCTATTCCAACTTTGGTACGCATCGCCACTGCCATTTATTTTTGATTTTGCCGTGCTTAATGACACTCAAGCACGCTCGATCCATCTCACTTTTGCTATTTTCTTGGCGTTCACCGCCTACCCTGCAATGAAAAATTCACCGCGAGATAGCATTCCCGCGGTCGATTGGTTACTAGCCCTAGCAGGTAGTTTTTCAGCGGCTTATATCTATCTTTTTTATAGCGAATTAGCCGACCGTTCAGGCGCACCGACGACTTTTGATATCGTTGCTGCCGTTACAGGAATGGTTCTACTTTTAGAAGCAACTCGTCGAGCTTTAGGTCCGCCGTTAATGGTGGTAGCAGCTGTATTCCTACTGTACACATTTGGCGGCCCTCACATGCCAGATGTTATCGCTCATAAAGGGGCAAGCTTGAATAAAGCAATGTCTCACCTATGGCTAACCACTGAAGGTGTATTTGGCGTAGCGCTAGGTGTTTCAACCTCTTTTGTATTCCTATTCGTTCTTTTTGGCGCGATGCTAGAGCGAGCGGGTGCAGGTGCATACTTCATTAAAGTGGCCTTCTCACTGCTTGGTCATATGCGTGGCGGACCAGCAAAAGCGGCCGTTGTCGCTTCTGGTTTATCCGGTCTTGTTTCTGGATCTTCAATTGCAAACGTAGTCACCACTGGTACGTTTACGATCCCATTAATGAAACGTGTCGGGTTTTCTGGCGAAAAAGCGGGAGCAGTTGAAGTTGCCGCATCCACAAACGGGCAATTAACACCACCAATCATGGGTGCAGCAGCATTCTTAATGGTGGAATACGTGGGTATTTCTTACGTAGAAGTGATCAAAGCAGCTCTACTTCCAGCACTAATTTCTTACATTGCGCTTATCTACATTGTTCACTTAGAAGCCTGTAAAGCCGGCATGACCGGGTTACCTCGTCGCCACACACCAACAATTATCCAAAGCTTGCTCTCTTTCACCGGAACCATCCTTGGTTTATGTGTAATAAGTGCTGCGGTTTACTACGGCGTCGGTTGGACGAAAGATGTATTTGGCGCGGCAGCAACCCCGATTGTGACCGTTGCTTTATTACTCTCGTATGTGGCTCTGATCCGCGTATCCGCAAAGTATGCAGCGGAAGGTGGCATGGATATTAATGCTGAGCTAACTGAAGTACCCGATCCCGGCCCAACTGTGAAATCTGGTTTGCACTTTCTGTTACCTATTGTTGTTCTAGTCTGGTGTTTAACCGTTGAGCGTTTTTCTCCTGGGTTATCTGCATTCTGGGCAACCGTGTTCATGATTTTCATCTTGATCACTCAACGTCCATTAATTGCTCTGATGTCTAAAACGGGTGATATCAATGAGCAAGTAAAAGCCGGATTCATCGATCTACTCGAAAGCTTAGTCTCTGGTGCTCGTAATATGATCGGTATTGGTGTCGCAACTGCCGCTGCGGGTACGGTTGTCGGTGTTGTAACGCTGACTGGTATCGGCTTAGTCATGACCGACTTTGTTGAGTTCATCTCTGGCGGAAGCATCATTTTAATGCTGCTATTTACTGCGGTTATTAGCTTAGTGCTGGGCATGGGGTTGCCTACCACGGCAAACTACATCGTTGTGTCTACTTTGATGGCGCCAGTAATTGTGACTTTAGGTGCCGCTCACGGGCTGATCATTCCACTCATTGCGGTCCACCTATTTGTGTTCTATTTCGGGATATTAGCCGATGATACGCCACCTGTAGGTTTAGCTGCGTTCGCGGCTGCTGCGATTGCAAAATCAGACCCAATTCGAACCGGTATTCAAGGTTTTACCTACGATATTAGAACGGCCATTCTTCCATTTATGTTCGTGTTTAATACACAACTCCTCTTAATGGGCATTGATACATGGTGGCATTTAGCGTTAACCATCTTCTCATCTGTCGTTGCAATGCTCATCTTCTCTGCGGCAACGCAAGGTTGGTGGTTTACACGTAATAAATGGTGGGAAACCGTCCTATTATTAGCACTAACGTTCACCTTCTTCCGCCCAGGTTTTTGGTGGGACATGGTTTACCCTGCAAAAGTTCTTTCGCCAGGAGTTGAGATAGCTCAAATTACTGAAAAACTAAATGTAGGACAATCACTTGAGCTGAGAGTTGCTGGTGAAAACCTTGAAGGCGACTACTCTGAGAAAACGGTTCGCCTACCATTTGATGATTACGCGGTAAGCGCAGAAGAGCGAATTTCGTCCATGGGCCTAATGCTAAATCAGGTTGATGGCAAAATGATTGTTGATATGGTTGAGTTTGGTAGCCCTGCGGAGTCTTCTGGTATTGATTTCGATTGGGAGATTAAATCCATTATTCAAGATGCAGATAGACCGATGAAAGAGTGGGTTTTTGTTCCAGCCCTACTTCTTCTTATTGGACTAGGCTTAAACCAACGTAGACGCGCTCGTAAGGATGAACTAAGCGCTTAA